A window of Candidatus Omnitrophota bacterium contains these coding sequences:
- the dprA gene encoding DNA-protecting protein DprA yields the protein MTDRELCIVLNLIPELHPARMRRLLEAFGSVQQVCAADESLLAQVEGINAAIAKRIRSSVRSPRLLKEELARANQEGVGLVTLADAAYPRRLREITDPPVALYARGELTEADDAALGIVGSRAASLYGLQVAEQLGYDLALRGATVVSGLALGIDAAAHRGALRAHGRTIAVLGSGFSHVYPTEHAPLADTIAAHGAVVSEYPMQMLPYPGNFPRRNRIISGLSLGVVVVEAGERSGALITADSALEQGREVFAVPGAITASTSAGTHQLLKQGARLVTSVDDILEELHLLPVPVAASRVQQAAGPEGLREEDLSDAERRIASCMTGKEPLYIDAITARCGLATADVSAALLQLELKKIIKQLPGKHFIRYTYERHR from the coding sequence ATGACCGATCGCGAGCTGTGTATTGTGCTCAATTTGATTCCCGAACTGCATCCGGCGCGGATGCGGCGGCTGCTGGAGGCCTTCGGCAGCGTGCAACAGGTCTGTGCGGCCGATGAATCTCTGTTGGCTCAGGTTGAGGGAATCAACGCGGCGATCGCGAAGCGTATCAGGAGCAGCGTGCGAAGTCCTCGGCTCCTGAAGGAGGAGCTTGCGCGCGCCAACCAGGAGGGTGTTGGCCTGGTGACCTTGGCCGACGCCGCCTACCCTCGGCGGCTGCGGGAGATTACTGATCCGCCGGTGGCACTCTACGCGCGCGGGGAGCTCACCGAGGCGGATGATGCGGCACTCGGCATTGTCGGATCCCGCGCGGCCTCACTCTACGGTTTGCAAGTGGCTGAGCAATTAGGGTATGATCTTGCCCTGCGCGGGGCGACCGTGGTTTCTGGTCTCGCCCTGGGTATTGATGCGGCAGCGCATCGCGGGGCATTGAGGGCTCACGGGCGGACCATCGCGGTGCTTGGCAGCGGATTTTCGCATGTCTATCCAACGGAACATGCGCCGTTGGCTGACACGATTGCCGCTCACGGAGCGGTGGTGTCGGAATACCCCATGCAGATGCTGCCGTATCCCGGCAATTTTCCACGGCGCAACCGGATTATCAGCGGTTTGTCGCTTGGCGTCGTGGTGGTGGAAGCCGGCGAGCGAAGCGGGGCGCTCATTACCGCGGACTCCGCGCTGGAGCAGGGCCGCGAGGTGTTCGCGGTGCCAGGAGCGATTACGGCGAGCACTTCCGCCGGAACGCATCAGCTGCTGAAACAAGGCGCTCGCCTTGTGACCTCGGTTGATGATATTCTAGAAGAACTGCATCTGCTTCCTGTGCCTGTGGCAGCGTCAAGGGTGCAGCAGGCCGCGGGGCCTGAGGGGTTGCGTGAAGAAGACCTCAGTGACGCGGAGCGCCGTATCGCGTCGTGCATGACGGGCAAGGAGCCGCTCTACATTGACGCGATTACCGCACGCTGCGGGCTGGCCACAGCCGATGTCTCAGCGGCCTTATTGCAGCTGGAACTGAAAAAGATCATTAAACAGTTGCCAGGGAAGCACTTTATCAGATATACCTATGAACGCCATCGTTAA
- the thiS gene encoding sulfur carrier protein ThiS codes for MNAIVNGQARQLPDGATVSKMLEALAIAPERVVVEVNLKILKRAEHTGTVLKEGDQVEIVRFVGGG; via the coding sequence ATGAACGCCATCGTTAATGGGCAAGCGCGCCAATTGCCGGACGGGGCCACTGTTTCGAAGATGCTTGAGGCGCTGGCGATTGCGCCAGAGCGCGTGGTGGTCGAAGTGAATCTGAAGATTCTGAAGCGAGCCGAGCACACCGGCACCGTATTAAAGGAAGGGGACCAGGTGGAAATCGTTCGGTTCGTGGGTGGAGGCTGA
- the topA gene encoding type I DNA topoisomerase, whose translation MAKKLVIVESPAKAKTIHKILGSDFDVTSSFGHLRDLPASKLGVDVDHNFEPQYIVIQKRRKIAKQVQEDARGCDAIYLAPDPDREGEAISWHLQRLLLDDEEAQAKKAAKRANDEAASGKKRPKAKRAAQDGRKIYRVTFHEITPQAIKAAIQHPTAIDLKLVNAQQARRILDRLVGYSLSPLLWKKVGRGLSAGRVQSVALRLIVDREKEIEAFRPQEYWLIDAELKKTAGGAAFKAQLDKVNGKKVEMKTQDEAERLAKELREQSFVVSDVTEKEQKRYPKPPFTTSTLQQEAFHKLRFSSARTMRIAQQLYEGLEIGQEGAVGLITYMRTDSVRIADEALNALRGFIPKQFGKDYVPAEPRVYKSRKTAQEAHEAIRPTSVVHTPESLAPYLTEEQAALYQLIWQRFVASQMADAIDQVVAVQIAAGTFNLKANGRTNLFAGWTKVYEEGEKPEAEEGALPEGALPPLARGDALTLLNLLHSQHFTKPPRRYTDASLVKALEEAGIGRPSTYSPTILTIVSRDYVRRNGGSLIPTDLGRIVTDMLIEYFPEVMDLKFTAEVEEELDRVEEGDLEWVSVVRHFYTPFSLRIGHAQETMKAVKREVIPTNYVCEKCGKPMVIKWGRFGQFLSCSGFPECKNAKPVPTGVKCPTCGGELVERRSRGRIFYGCGNYPTCRYTARKLDKTENGAEKAAEDSEDLDE comes from the coding sequence ATGGCCAAGAAACTCGTCATTGTCGAATCGCCGGCGAAGGCGAAGACGATCCATAAGATCCTCGGGTCGGACTTTGACGTGACCTCCTCCTTCGGCCACCTGCGCGATCTGCCGGCGAGCAAGCTTGGCGTTGATGTCGACCATAACTTCGAGCCTCAGTACATCGTGATTCAGAAGCGGCGCAAGATCGCCAAGCAGGTGCAGGAAGACGCGCGCGGCTGTGACGCCATCTACTTAGCGCCCGACCCGGATCGCGAAGGCGAAGCCATCAGCTGGCATTTGCAGCGGCTCCTGCTTGACGATGAAGAGGCGCAAGCCAAGAAAGCCGCGAAGCGCGCCAACGATGAGGCGGCCAGCGGCAAGAAACGTCCGAAGGCGAAGCGCGCTGCGCAGGATGGCCGGAAAATCTATCGCGTCACCTTTCATGAAATCACCCCGCAAGCCATCAAGGCCGCCATCCAGCATCCCACGGCGATCGATTTGAAGCTCGTCAACGCGCAGCAAGCGCGGCGGATTCTCGACCGGCTCGTCGGGTACTCCCTGTCGCCGCTCTTGTGGAAAAAGGTCGGCCGCGGCTTATCCGCCGGCCGGGTGCAGTCGGTGGCGTTACGGCTGATCGTCGATCGAGAAAAAGAGATTGAGGCGTTTAGACCGCAAGAGTACTGGCTGATTGATGCTGAGCTGAAGAAGACCGCAGGGGGCGCGGCCTTCAAAGCCCAGCTCGATAAAGTGAATGGCAAAAAAGTTGAGATGAAGACTCAAGATGAGGCGGAGCGTCTGGCGAAAGAACTCCGTGAGCAGTCCTTTGTCGTTTCGGATGTGACGGAAAAGGAGCAAAAGCGCTACCCGAAGCCGCCGTTCACCACCAGCACGCTGCAGCAAGAGGCGTTCCACAAGCTGAGGTTTTCTTCCGCGCGCACCATGCGCATCGCCCAGCAGCTCTACGAGGGGCTCGAGATCGGCCAGGAGGGCGCGGTGGGGCTGATCACCTACATGCGCACTGACTCGGTGCGGATCGCCGATGAGGCGTTGAACGCCCTTCGCGGGTTTATCCCCAAGCAGTTCGGCAAGGACTATGTGCCGGCCGAGCCCCGCGTGTATAAATCCCGCAAGACCGCGCAAGAAGCGCATGAGGCCATTCGCCCCACGAGTGTCGTCCACACGCCTGAGTCGCTCGCGCCGTATTTAACCGAGGAGCAGGCCGCGCTCTATCAGCTCATTTGGCAGCGGTTTGTCGCCAGCCAGATGGCCGACGCCATTGATCAGGTGGTGGCGGTGCAAATCGCCGCCGGGACATTTAACTTGAAAGCCAACGGCCGCACGAATCTCTTTGCCGGATGGACCAAAGTCTATGAGGAAGGCGAGAAGCCGGAAGCGGAGGAGGGCGCTTTGCCTGAGGGCGCCTTGCCGCCGTTGGCGCGGGGTGATGCCTTAACACTGCTCAACCTGCTGCACAGCCAGCACTTCACCAAGCCGCCGCGCCGGTACACCGATGCGTCGCTGGTGAAAGCCTTAGAGGAAGCCGGCATCGGGCGGCCGAGTACGTATTCGCCCACCATCCTGACGATTGTGTCACGGGATTACGTGCGCCGCAACGGCGGCAGCCTCATTCCCACGGACTTAGGCCGCATCGTCACCGACATGCTCATCGAATATTTTCCCGAGGTGATGGACTTGAAATTCACCGCCGAAGTGGAGGAAGAGCTGGACCGCGTGGAAGAGGGCGATCTGGAATGGGTCTCGGTGGTGCGCCACTTCTACACGCCGTTTTCGCTGCGCATCGGGCATGCGCAGGAGACGATGAAGGCGGTCAAGCGCGAGGTGATCCCCACGAACTATGTCTGCGAAAAATGCGGCAAGCCCATGGTGATCAAGTGGGGCCGGTTCGGCCAGTTCTTAAGCTGCTCAGGATTCCCCGAGTGCAAAAACGCCAAGCCGGTGCCGACCGGTGTCAAGTGTCCGACCTGCGGCGGAGAGTTGGTGGAGCGTCGCTCCCGCGGACGGATCTTCTACGGGTGTGGAAACTATCCGACGTGCCGGTACACGGCGCGCAAGCTCGACAAGACCGAGAACGGAGCAGAAAAAGCCGCTGAGGATTCCGAGGATCTTGACGAGTGA
- the xerC gene encoding tyrosine recombinase XerC has translation MPPLVRRFLQYLRTERNASEHTGTNYSLDLAQFFAFLGHARLHEITPLEIRRFVAHLGTQQLARRTVARKLSCLRSFFRFVCREGGLEHNPAASIPTPRLDKRLPSFLDEPQMTKLLGAPTTEKWQGWRDRAMLETLYSTGIRASELVGLNVQDLDEISETLIVRGKGKKERLCPIGKTALKVVRSYVAKRPRTPRAPYALFVSQKGTRLTVRQVDRLLARYVKLSGLPATISPHSLRHSFATHLLDRGADLRSVQELLGHASLSTTQIYTHVTAQRLKKVYDQAHPRA, from the coding sequence ATCCCGCCACTGGTGAGGCGATTTTTGCAGTACCTGCGAACAGAGCGTAACGCCTCCGAGCACACCGGCACGAATTATTCCCTCGATCTTGCGCAATTTTTCGCCTTCCTGGGGCACGCGCGACTCCACGAGATCACGCCGCTGGAGATCCGACGTTTCGTGGCGCATCTTGGCACCCAACAGCTCGCGCGTCGCACGGTTGCGAGAAAGCTGTCGTGCCTGCGCAGTTTCTTCCGCTTTGTGTGCCGGGAAGGCGGGCTCGAGCATAACCCGGCGGCGTCGATCCCAACGCCGCGGTTGGACAAGCGGCTGCCGTCATTTCTTGATGAGCCGCAAATGACCAAGCTGCTAGGCGCGCCGACGACGGAAAAATGGCAGGGCTGGCGGGATCGCGCGATGCTGGAAACCCTCTATTCCACCGGCATCCGCGCGAGCGAGCTGGTAGGGCTTAATGTGCAAGATCTGGATGAGATTTCCGAAACGCTCATCGTCAGAGGCAAAGGCAAGAAAGAACGGCTCTGTCCCATCGGGAAAACAGCCCTGAAGGTGGTGCGAAGCTATGTGGCGAAGCGGCCGCGAACACCGCGCGCGCCGTACGCCCTCTTCGTGAGCCAAAAAGGCACACGGCTGACCGTTCGGCAGGTCGACCGGCTGCTGGCCCGCTACGTGAAGCTCTCCGGTTTGCCGGCGACCATCAGCCCGCACAGCCTGCGCCATAGTTTTGCCACGCATCTGCTGGATCGTGGGGCGGATCTGCGCAGCGTGCAGGAGCTGCTCGGCCACGCCAGTCTCTCCACCACCCAAATCTACACGCACGTCACCGCCCAGCGGCTGAAGAAAGTCTATGATCAAGCCCATCCAAGGGCGTAA
- a CDS encoding 3-deoxy-D-manno-octulosonic acid transferase, whose amino-acid sequence MWWVYELLFILGYLAYLPKALMRKRLPHPGWTMRLGYYPQPARDVLRRGVPIWVHAVSVGEVLAARPLVRAIAEASVDPLILSTITRGGFDVASTPAIPQTIPLYLPLDLRGCVRRAFDQIRPRVLILIESELWPILIREAKARGCRIAVVNGRISARAFRRYRWVRRWLGGALSRHIDFFCMQSQQDADRLTSLGVTAEKVRVAGNLKWEASLSARPTPEQAQETAGTIGVLPGDQLIVAGSTHRGEEAALLAAIHELKRAQQPIRLIIAPRHLERVAEVESLVKQAGLISLRFSQARGGGGWDVGIVDTFGQLPRYYALATVVFIGGSLIPHGGQNPLEAASLGKPVFFGPHMHNFADIAEQLLAADAAKQLATTEELLATLTALLTNPASAEAMGRRAQALAERSRGAVTRTLEALQPIFQSISDMK is encoded by the coding sequence ATGTGGTGGGTGTACGAACTGCTGTTTATCCTCGGCTACCTCGCCTACCTGCCGAAGGCGCTGATGCGCAAGCGGCTGCCGCATCCCGGCTGGACCATGCGGCTGGGGTATTACCCGCAGCCTGCGCGCGATGTGTTACGCCGCGGCGTGCCGATTTGGGTGCATGCGGTGAGTGTGGGCGAAGTGCTGGCTGCGCGCCCCCTGGTGCGAGCCATCGCGGAGGCGAGTGTGGATCCTCTGATCCTCTCGACCATTACCCGCGGCGGGTTTGACGTGGCATCAACGCCCGCCATCCCTCAAACGATTCCGCTCTACTTGCCGCTTGACCTGCGGGGGTGCGTGCGTCGCGCGTTTGATCAGATTCGGCCGCGGGTCTTGATCCTCATCGAATCAGAATTGTGGCCGATTCTCATCCGAGAAGCGAAGGCCCGCGGCTGCCGGATTGCGGTGGTCAATGGGCGGATCTCCGCACGAGCCTTTCGCCGTTATCGGTGGGTCCGCCGATGGCTGGGAGGCGCGCTGAGCCGCCATATCGACTTCTTCTGCATGCAGAGCCAGCAGGATGCTGATCGGCTGACCAGTCTTGGCGTGACCGCGGAAAAAGTGCGCGTGGCCGGGAATCTCAAATGGGAGGCCAGCCTCTCGGCGCGGCCAACGCCCGAGCAGGCGCAGGAAACCGCCGGAACGATTGGGGTGCTGCCCGGCGATCAGCTGATCGTTGCCGGCAGTACGCACCGAGGCGAAGAGGCCGCGCTGCTTGCGGCCATCCACGAGTTAAAGCGCGCGCAGCAGCCGATACGGCTGATCATCGCTCCTCGGCATCTGGAGCGCGTGGCCGAGGTGGAGTCGTTGGTTAAACAGGCAGGACTGATTTCGCTGAGGTTTTCCCAGGCGCGCGGCGGCGGCGGCTGGGACGTGGGCATCGTGGATACCTTCGGCCAGCTGCCGCGCTACTATGCGCTGGCCACGGTGGTGTTTATCGGCGGCAGCCTGATCCCGCACGGAGGGCAAAATCCGCTGGAGGCTGCGAGCCTTGGCAAACCCGTGTTCTTCGGGCCGCACATGCACAACTTCGCCGACATCGCCGAACAGTTGCTTGCTGCAGATGCGGCGAAACAGCTTGCCACAACCGAAGAACTCTTGGCAACGCTCACTGCCCTGCTCACGAATCCTGCCAGCGCCGAGGCAATGGGGCGTCGGGCCCAGGCGCTGGCCGAACGCTCCCGCGGCGCCGTCACCCGCACCCTCGAAGCGCTCCAGCCGATTTTCCAGTCGATATCAGATATGAAATGA
- the lpxK gene encoding tetraacyldisaccharide 4'-kinase, with protein MWRSLHDAWWRIATQSQPSTCSDSLAGAVLSAGAVVYGAAVAARNAAYDHGWAPSVRLPAMVISVGNLTVGGTGKTTCVELMAKKFIACRKQVAVLSRGYGGGGREYVLAWGSGGLLINGTAQAPTELLADEPQVLAQRLGGVPVLVGPDRVKSGRRAISQFGAEVIVLDDGFQHRRLARDCDIVLVRTRMPFGGWQVFPRGPMRENISALRRADIIVITKADEALESVGALTEHLHALAPSATIVATAHEPIGLEDVTTRQPYQLSRLDGARVGLLSSIGDPEGFEATVKQLHATIAWHRTFPDHYRYRLADWKALARPSSGVRPDAIVTTEKDWVRLRPLVAAGGSSSVPLWVLRVHMKVLSGEHELDDRLARVPCG; from the coding sequence ATGTGGCGATCCCTCCACGATGCGTGGTGGCGCATAGCCACGCAATCCCAGCCATCCACATGCTCCGACAGCCTTGCCGGAGCCGTCCTTTCCGCCGGCGCAGTCGTGTATGGCGCGGCGGTGGCTGCCCGCAACGCGGCCTACGATCATGGATGGGCTCCTTCAGTTCGGCTGCCTGCCATGGTCATCAGCGTTGGGAATCTGACCGTCGGTGGCACCGGCAAGACCACCTGTGTGGAGCTCATGGCCAAGAAATTCATCGCCTGCCGCAAACAGGTGGCCGTGCTGTCCCGCGGCTATGGCGGTGGCGGCAGGGAATACGTCTTGGCCTGGGGCTCCGGCGGGCTGCTGATCAATGGAACCGCGCAGGCCCCCACAGAGCTGCTGGCTGATGAACCCCAGGTGCTGGCTCAGCGTTTGGGCGGTGTGCCCGTCCTCGTGGGGCCTGATCGGGTGAAGAGCGGACGGCGAGCGATCTCACAATTTGGCGCTGAGGTCATCGTGCTCGATGACGGGTTTCAGCATCGGCGGCTTGCGCGCGATTGCGACATCGTGCTCGTGCGCACGCGGATGCCCTTTGGCGGCTGGCAGGTGTTTCCGCGCGGGCCGATGCGGGAAAACATCTCAGCGCTTCGGCGAGCGGACATCATTGTCATTACGAAGGCCGATGAAGCGCTGGAATCCGTGGGCGCATTGACGGAGCATCTGCATGCGCTGGCCCCTTCCGCGACGATTGTGGCCACGGCGCATGAGCCGATTGGGCTGGAAGATGTGACGACGCGGCAGCCCTATCAATTATCCCGGCTCGATGGCGCCCGGGTGGGCCTGCTGTCTTCCATCGGCGATCCGGAAGGGTTTGAAGCGACCGTGAAACAGTTGCATGCGACCATCGCCTGGCATCGCACCTTTCCGGATCATTATCGGTATCGCCTGGCGGATTGGAAGGCCTTGGCACGACCCTCATCCGGGGTTCGTCCGGATGCGATTGTGACCACGGAAAAAGATTGGGTCCGCCTCCGCCCGCTCGTGGCCGCGGGAGGCTCGTCATCTGTGCCGTTATGGGTGCTTCGGGTTCACATGAAAGTGTTAAGCGGAGAGCATGAGTTGGATGATCGATTGGCTCGCGTGCCTTGCGGTTAG